One genomic window of Actinoplanes lobatus includes the following:
- a CDS encoding NUDIX domain-containing protein, whose product MERVNSRVVYRNPWMTVREDEIRRPDGSPGIFGVVEKPDFALVLPRCDGGFWMVEQFRYPVGRRAWEFPQGSWGRGAAGDQVALARQELAEETGLRAGTMAHLGHLYEAYGFSTQGFDVYLATDLEEGAPDREASEQDMIHRRFSDAEIVAMIRSGQVVDAPSLAALTLYRLQST is encoded by the coding sequence ATGGAACGGGTGAACAGCCGCGTGGTGTATCGCAATCCGTGGATGACGGTCCGGGAGGACGAGATCCGGCGGCCGGACGGCAGTCCCGGCATCTTCGGGGTGGTCGAGAAGCCCGACTTCGCGCTGGTCCTGCCGCGCTGTGACGGCGGGTTCTGGATGGTGGAACAGTTCCGCTATCCGGTGGGGCGGCGGGCGTGGGAGTTTCCGCAGGGCAGCTGGGGCCGGGGCGCCGCCGGAGATCAGGTCGCCCTCGCCCGGCAGGAACTGGCCGAGGAGACCGGCCTGCGCGCCGGGACGATGGCGCACCTGGGGCACCTGTACGAGGCGTACGGCTTCTCCACCCAGGGATTCGATGTCTATCTCGCGACGGACCTCGAGGAAGGCGCGCCCGATCGGGAGGCGAGTGAGCAGGACATGATCCACCGTCGGTTCAGTGACGCCGAAATCGTGGCGATGATCCGTTCGGGGCAGGTGGTGGACGCGCCGTCGTTGGCCGCGCTGACCCTCTACCGGTTGCAGTCGACTTGA